The window CGACTTTGAAAATCCGGTTGACCTGCAGGATTGGCTGGTGGTGAATGATGGCGTGATGGGCGGATTATCGCGGGGGGAAATTATCAGAACCGACTCGGGCACCGCAGTGTTCCAGGGAATCCTCTCGCTCGAGAACAACGGTGGGTTCTCCTCGACCCGCACGCTGCATCTTCCCTACAGACTGGATGGCTTCGACGGCATCGTCCTGCGTGTCCGGGGCGACGGCAACACCTATCAGTTTAGGCTGCGGCTCGACGGCAGTTTCGACGGCGTCGCCTATCGCTACAAGTTCCAGACTGAAGCCGACAAGTGGACGACGGTCGAGGTTCCTTTCAGCGAGTGTGTTCCTGTCTTCCGAGGACGCAAGCTGAGCGGCGTGGACCCGGTCTCACCAGAGAAGATCCAGCAGATCGGCTTTCTCATTTCTGAAAAACAGGTTGGACCATTCAGGCTCGAGGTTGACCTGATCA of the Desulfosediminicola ganghwensis genome contains:
- a CDS encoding CIA30 family protein, producing MQPLIIILALQWAMLLCMVQPVLAAQKSSLPSDTEMVLFDFENPVDLQDWLVVNDGVMGGLSRGEIIRTDSGTAVFQGILSLENNGGFSSTRTLHLPYRLDGFDGIVLRVRGDGNTYQFRLRLDGSFDGVAYRYKFQTEADKWTTVEVPFSECVPVFRGRKLSGVDPVSPEKIQQIGFLISEKQVGPFRLEVDLISAYRR